In Ruania zhangjianzhongii, the following proteins share a genomic window:
- a CDS encoding glycoside hydrolase family 172 protein: MYRDIAELRHVQTRSISPENFTGAKGGGARATDGTGAAAARDLGPGWKVSPSVPIGPGETFDLARIDGPGRITHLWLTTHTDHWRHLVLRAYWDGAAEPAIEVPVGDFFGQGWGSFAQLSSSMVAVNPHGGFNSYWPMPFADGAHLTVENLSDQEVIVYYQLSYEVGAEVSGAGRLHAQWRRSNPLAAGSTHVLLDGVRGRGQYVGTYLAWGVNSRGWWGEGEVKHYLDGDLDHPTICGTGTEDYFGGAWNFDVPGQGYTAFTTPYLGMHQVIRPDGLYDSQQRFGMYRWHVLDPIHFETDLRVDVQALGWRQGGRYLPLQDDIASTAFFYLDHPTAARPEAPTADQLEIC, translated from the coding sequence CCGATCGATCAGCCCGGAGAACTTCACCGGCGCCAAAGGCGGCGGCGCCCGGGCGACCGACGGCACCGGTGCGGCCGCTGCCCGTGACCTCGGTCCGGGCTGGAAGGTCTCGCCGTCGGTACCGATCGGACCGGGGGAGACCTTCGACCTGGCCCGGATCGACGGTCCGGGCCGGATCACCCACCTCTGGCTGACCACCCATACCGACCACTGGCGCCACCTCGTCCTGCGCGCGTACTGGGACGGCGCGGCCGAACCGGCGATCGAGGTGCCGGTCGGAGACTTCTTCGGCCAGGGCTGGGGCTCCTTCGCCCAGCTCTCCTCCTCGATGGTCGCGGTGAACCCGCACGGCGGGTTCAACTCCTACTGGCCGATGCCCTTCGCTGACGGCGCTCATCTGACCGTGGAGAATCTCAGCGATCAGGAGGTGATCGTCTACTACCAGCTCAGTTACGAGGTCGGCGCCGAGGTCTCCGGTGCTGGCCGGTTGCACGCTCAGTGGCGGCGGAGCAACCCGTTGGCCGCCGGCAGCACGCACGTCCTGCTGGACGGGGTGCGCGGGCGTGGGCAGTACGTCGGTACCTACCTGGCCTGGGGTGTGAACAGCAGGGGCTGGTGGGGGGAAGGGGAGGTCAAGCACTACCTCGACGGCGATCTGGACCACCCGACGATCTGCGGTACCGGGACCGAGGACTACTTCGGCGGGGCGTGGAACTTCGACGTCCCGGGCCAGGGGTACACCGCCTTCACCACGCCCTACCTCGGGATGCACCAGGTGATCCGCCCCGATGGGTTGTACGACTCCCAGCAGCGCTTCGGCATGTACCGCTGGCACGTGCTCGACCCGATCCACTTCGAGACCGATCTGCGGGTGGACGTGCAGGCGCTCGGCTGGCGCCAGGGCGGCCGGTACCTGCCGCTTCAGGACGACATCGCCTCGACCGCCTTCTTCTACCTCGACCATCCCACCGCTGCTCGACCCG